From the genome of Acipenser ruthenus chromosome 14, fAciRut3.2 maternal haplotype, whole genome shotgun sequence, one region includes:
- the LOC117419785 gene encoding pleckstrin homology domain-containing family G member 7-like: MQQPEDVLEKAEGFETELGWTVFTWQKQNGGLAGHSIAETQTGPVHTEDKETQTSSPMIQRLLDQDGAVKPFSQFDRQAPARISTSPTLRRMRKSIRRPQLQLDLWKLERQSNIPADTANVSVSQTNLHVPGTHTSCVNNQRSPLARDASSPVNCSEDSAQDCLEGISPPQEKQAGDFNNKLDNDLIYNRPKSHSARKIGSGKFHPSNDCHQVTESTQKRMQERRRSSVVVSLPGLDVSPGDLFVSDGAADYLSRSTLSDTKKSKWPFLKRGTSKDKLKLLSDVEKCLSSIQIQDWRLCDFQKYKDKTLAEFLAVRHPNVELQNCQHGYKREEAVWELFTSECVYFLDQLMVLKEVFLSTLNSLQSSDCLLDVDVWRLFANLNELCLVSFSFLTSLLKGINDSWANVDKSMTSLETLLTKHFKESVCHCQQKYCLNYSSAVFYLDSLKQREDFGTYLKWCERNEQCKRLHLSDMLVAPMQRFTRYPLLLKNIWKRSTSEEEKIALQYIIKLVEGSIQDLEGKVKWLHNFQTVQQLQEMIVWPPVWERDKRAFIPDNLKHVFKQTSLENLISSNQNLLHEGRLNLTGSTKVQEVYLFLFDDFLLITKNKRSKKKSVSSEQATLCPPVNQELQTMLKDGGTFHVVDQPISLDRVLVKNIDQLNATGCGLRNAFIVMHQNRYQQCIGVFILQAQTESSKKAWILEIEKAAEALSRSETRKPMSKNSPSWLESSQI; encoded by the exons AGCAGCCTGAGGACGTTCTTGAAAAAGCAGAGGGATTTGAAACAGAATTGGGGTGGACAGTCTTCACATGGCAGAAACAGAATGGTGGATTGGCAGGTCATTCCATTGCCGAAACCCAGACTGGTCCAGTTCACACAGAAGACAAGGAAACTCAAACCAGCTCTCCTATGATACAGAGATTACTGGATCAAGATGGGGCTGTCAAACCTTTTTCCCAGTTCGACAGACAAGCCCCTGCCAGGATTTCCACTTCCCCTACTTTAAGAAGAATGAGAAAAAGCATAAGGCGCCCACAACTGCAGCTGGACTTGTGGAAACTTGAGAGGCAGAGCAACATACCAGCTGACACAGCTAATGTTAGTGTCTCCCAGACAAACCTCCATGTTCCTGGGACTCATACATCATGTGTAAACAACCAACGGTCTCCTCTGGCCAGAGATGCCTCTTCCCCTGTGAACTGCAGTGAGGATTCAGCACAGGACTGTCTAGAAGGAATATCACCACCCCAAGAAAAGCAAGCTGGggattttaataataaactaGACAATGACCTTATTTATAACAGACCAAAATCTCATTCTGCAAGAAAAATAGGCAGTGGAAAATTTCACCCATCAAATGATTGCCATCAG GTGACAGAATCAACCCAGAAAAG AATGCAGGAACGGCGACGCAGCTCTGTTGTGGTGAGTTTGCCTGGACTCGATGTATCTCCTGGGGACTTGTTTGTCTCAGATGGGGCAGCGGACTATCTGAGCCGTTCAACTTTATCAG ATACCAAGAAATCCAAATGGCCTTTTTTGAAACGAGGGACA AGTAAAGACAAGCTAAAGTTATTGTCAGACGTGGAGAAGTGTCTTTCATCTATACAGATCCAGGATTGGAGACTCTGCGATTTTCAAAAGTACAAG GATAAAACCCTGGCTGAGTTTTTGGCGGTTCGGCACCCCAATGTTGAGCTGCAGAACTGCCAACATGGCTATAAAAGAGAGGAAGCGGTGTGGGAGCTTTTTACCAGCGAATGCGTTTACTTTCTCGACCAGCTGATGGTGCTTAAAGAG GTTTTCCTGAGCACCCTAAATAGCCTGCAAAGCAGTGACTGCCTTCTTGATGTTGACGTGTGGAGACTTTTTGCAAATCTGAACGAGTTGTGTCTG GTGAGCTTCAGTTTCCTGACCAGCCTTTTAAAGGGAATCAATGACTCCTGGGCAAATGTAGACAAAAGTATGACGTCTTTGGAGACATTACTAACCAAG CATTTCAAAGAAAGTGTTTGTCACTGTCAGCAGAAATACTGCCTCAACTACTCCTCTGCTGTCTTTTACCTCGACAGTCTGAAGCAAAGAGAAGATTTTGGGACGTATCTGAAG TGGTGCGAGCGGAATGAGCAGTGCAAGCGATTACACTTGTCTGACATGCTGGTGGCGCCAATGCAGAGGTTCACCCGCTACCCTTTACTTCTCAAGAACATTTGGAAAAGAAGCACCAGCGAAGAAGAGAAGATTGCACTCCAGTATATCATCAAACTAGTTGAGGGTTCCATAC AAGACCTTGAAGGTAAAGTGAAGTGGCTCCACAACTTTCAGACAGTCCAGCAACTGCAAGAGATGATTGTCTGGCCTCCGGTTTGGGAACGGGATAAAAGGGCCTTTATCCCTGAT AATTTGAAACATGTGTTTAAACAAACCAGTCTGGAAAACCTCATATCTTCAAACCAAAATCTTTTACATGAAGGAAGATTGAATCTGACAG GAAGTACAAAGGTCCAGGAGGTATATTTGTTCCTGTTTGATGATTTTCTGTTGATTACCAAGAATAAACGCAGTAAAAAG AAATCTGTGAGCTCTGAACAAGCTACTTTGTGCCCACCAGTAAATCAAGAACTACAGACGATGCTCAAAGACGGTGGCACTTTCCATGTTGTTGACCAGCCAATTTCACTGGATAGAGTGCTGGTAAAAAACATTGATCAACTGAATGCAACAG GCTGTGGATTACGCAATGCTTTTATTGTAATGCATCAAAACCGATACCAGCAATGCATAGGAGTTTTCATTTTGCAAGCACAAACAGAATCTAGCAAG AAAGCTTGGATTTTGGAAATAGAAAAAGCAGCTGAGGCACTATCAAGGTCTGAAACTCGGAAACCAATGAGTAAGAATTCCCCCTCCTGGCTTGAGTCTTCACAGATTTAA